The proteins below come from a single Agrococcus beijingensis genomic window:
- a CDS encoding 3-oxoacyl-ACP synthase III, producing MTGNATTRFSNVALLSVASALPSRVTTSDDIEHRLSGALSRLKLKGGLLRRVAGVDERRNWAEGESADAATVHAGSRALADAGIDASQVGLLINTSVTRKHLEPSVAVRLHHELGLPSSAINFDVANACLGFVNGMSLAAGMIESGQIDYAIVVNGEDADDIQVNTIERLLGADIDRADFLSEFATLTLGSGSAAAVLGRADRHPDGHRILGGVTRAATQWHDLCVGSAEGMYTNAKALLKGGLELVVSAWKEAAPEWRWSDMDRYITHQVSSVHTSAIIKAAGLDPARVPTTFPRFGNVGPASIPITLAEEQAGLRRGDRVLLMGAGSGLNTAMMELAW from the coding sequence ATGACCGGCAACGCGACCACCCGCTTCAGCAATGTCGCCCTGCTCTCCGTCGCGAGCGCCCTGCCCAGCCGAGTCACCACATCCGATGACATCGAGCACCGCCTGAGCGGCGCGCTCTCGCGCCTCAAGCTCAAGGGCGGCCTGCTGCGCCGCGTCGCGGGCGTCGACGAGCGCCGCAACTGGGCCGAGGGCGAGTCGGCCGACGCCGCCACCGTGCACGCCGGCAGCCGCGCGCTCGCCGACGCCGGCATCGACGCCTCGCAGGTGGGCCTGCTCATCAACACGAGCGTCACCCGCAAGCACCTCGAGCCCTCGGTCGCCGTGCGGCTGCACCACGAGCTGGGCCTGCCGTCGAGCGCCATCAACTTCGACGTCGCCAACGCCTGCCTCGGCTTCGTCAACGGCATGAGCCTCGCCGCCGGCATGATCGAGTCGGGCCAGATCGACTACGCGATCGTCGTCAACGGCGAGGACGCCGACGACATCCAGGTCAACACCATCGAGCGGCTGCTCGGGGCCGACATCGACCGCGCCGACTTCCTCAGCGAGTTCGCCACCCTCACGCTCGGCTCGGGATCCGCCGCCGCCGTGCTCGGCCGCGCCGACCGCCACCCCGACGGCCACCGCATCCTCGGCGGCGTCACCCGCGCCGCCACCCAGTGGCACGACCTGTGCGTCGGCAGCGCCGAGGGCATGTACACGAACGCGAAGGCGCTCCTCAAGGGCGGCCTCGAGCTCGTCGTCTCGGCCTGGAAGGAGGCGGCGCCCGAGTGGCGGTGGTCAGACATGGATCGCTACATCACCCACCAGGTCTCCTCCGTGCACACGAGCGCCATCATCAAGGCGGCCGGCCTCGACCCGGCCCGCGTGCCCACGACCTTCCCCCGCTTCGGCAACGTCGGCCCGGCATCGATCCCCATCACGCTCGCCGAGGAGCAGGCCGGCCTGCGCCGCGGCGACCGCGTGCTGCTCATGGGCGCGGGTTCGGGCCTCAACACCGCGATGATGGAGCTCGCCTGGTGA
- a CDS encoding NAD-dependent epimerase/dehydratase family protein, which yields MRVLVTGASGFLGRAVAAELVAAGHDVRALQRRPSRVPGVTDALGSVTDAAHVARAMAGEGGSLEGGAVEGVVHLAAKVSLAGDPEDFRRVNVEGTRTMLDAAERAGVARFVQVSSPSVAHTGSSLAGVGAEPASPEYARGDYARTKAEAELLALARDSEAMRVLAVRPHIVWGPGDTQLIERIVERARRGRVPLLSGGRALIDTTYVDNAASGIVAALHRADAAHGKAYVITNGEPRPVADILAGICIAAGVEPPHRSVPAGLARLAGSAVERLWAIRPGTDEPPMTRFLAEQLSTAHWFDQRATRAALDWAPTVSIDEGLRRLAAHYA from the coding sequence ATGAGAGTGCTCGTCACCGGCGCATCCGGGTTCCTCGGCCGCGCGGTCGCCGCCGAGCTCGTCGCCGCCGGCCACGACGTGCGCGCGCTGCAGCGGCGCCCCTCGCGGGTGCCGGGGGTGACGGATGCGCTGGGTTCCGTCACCGACGCCGCGCACGTCGCGCGCGCGATGGCAGGGGAGGGGGGCTCGCTGGAGGGCGGCGCCGTCGAGGGCGTCGTGCACCTCGCCGCGAAGGTCTCGCTCGCGGGCGATCCGGAGGACTTCCGGCGGGTGAACGTGGAGGGCACGCGCACGATGCTCGACGCGGCCGAGCGGGCGGGCGTCGCGCGCTTCGTGCAGGTGTCGTCGCCCTCGGTCGCGCACACCGGCTCGTCGCTCGCGGGCGTCGGCGCCGAGCCGGCGTCGCCGGAGTACGCGCGCGGTGACTACGCCCGGACGAAGGCGGAGGCCGAGCTGCTCGCGCTCGCGCGCGACTCCGAGGCGATGCGCGTGCTCGCTGTGCGGCCGCACATCGTGTGGGGGCCGGGCGACACGCAGCTGATCGAGCGGATCGTCGAGCGCGCCCGCCGCGGCCGCGTGCCGCTGCTGAGCGGCGGCCGGGCGCTCATCGACACCACCTACGTCGACAACGCTGCGAGCGGCATCGTCGCGGCGCTGCATCGGGCGGATGCTGCCCACGGCAAGGCCTACGTGATCACGAACGGCGAGCCGCGGCCGGTCGCCGACATCCTCGCCGGCATCTGCATCGCGGCGGGCGTCGAGCCGCCGCACCGGAGCGTGCCCGCCGGCCTCGCCCGGTTGGCCGGCTCGGCGGTCGAGCGGCTCTGGGCGATCCGCCCGGGCACCGACGAGCCGCCGATGACGCGCTTCCTGGCGGAGCAGCTCTCGACCGCGCACTGGTTCGACCAGCGCGCCACGCGCGCCGCCCTCGACTGGGCGCCGACCGTCTCGATCGACGAGGGCCTGCGGCGGCTCGCGGCGCACTACGCTTAG
- a CDS encoding DUF4194 domain-containing protein, producing the protein MIDTRAGEQMPATDLALEPDGADASPGSTTLWPGDVGRLREDSRRALLELIQGPYLSASNRGRLWIALLADTDAIRSRLHELFLELVIDRTDEIAFVRPVDAGDRPVPLAVRSRALTFMDTLMLLVLRQHLVAARGERRVFVDRSDVYEQLAPYRVARDEADFERRMNASWTKLMNKLGLIHRAGTDDRVEISPALRLIFDDDRVQALRREYEAVIERGGAAALDAAEAERAGRHAQPPEDDVDDEEPTP; encoded by the coding sequence ATGATCGACACGCGTGCGGGCGAGCAGATGCCCGCGACCGACCTGGCGCTCGAACCCGACGGGGCGGATGCGTCGCCCGGCTCCACGACGCTGTGGCCGGGAGACGTTGGCCGGCTCCGCGAGGACTCGCGGCGGGCGCTGCTCGAGCTGATCCAGGGGCCGTACCTGTCGGCGTCGAACCGCGGCCGGCTCTGGATCGCGCTGCTCGCCGACACCGACGCGATCCGCTCGCGCCTGCACGAGCTGTTCCTCGAGCTGGTGATCGACCGCACCGACGAGATCGCCTTCGTGCGCCCGGTCGACGCCGGCGACCGCCCGGTGCCGCTCGCCGTGCGCTCCCGGGCGCTCACCTTCATGGACACCCTGATGCTGCTCGTGCTGCGCCAGCACCTGGTCGCCGCCCGGGGGGAGCGGCGCGTGTTCGTCGATCGGAGCGACGTCTACGAGCAGCTCGCGCCCTACCGGGTCGCGCGCGACGAGGCGGACTTCGAACGCCGGATGAACGCATCCTGGACCAAGCTGATGAACAAGCTCGGCCTCATCCACCGCGCGGGCACCGACGATCGGGTCGAGATCTCGCCGGCGCTGCGGCTCATCTTCGACGACGACCGCGTGCAGGCGCTGCGCCGCGAGTACGAGGCGGTGATCGAGCGGGGCGGCGCCGCCGCGCTCGACGCGGCAGAAGCCGAGCGTGCCGGACGGCACGCGCAGCCGCCGGAAGACGACGTGGATGACGAGGAGCCGACGCCGTGA
- a CDS encoding LysR family transcriptional regulator codes for MDAENLRYLLEVARAGRLRDAAAHLQVDETTVSRRISRLEQELGVRMFDRTPQGWRITEPGRLLLPHAEAIESSVSRALEAVVSRPGVLSGTARILAPDGFGANVLMPGLRPLIEAHPGLGLELITATSHDLITARDFDVAVTLERPAPRAAAVAHLADYELRFYASRDYLERHGAPASLEALRDDHDLIWYVDALLDVAPLRILEELLPRARARLQTNNITGHHSAARAGLGVALLPTYIGATDPSLVGVLPEQLRIRRTYWLVVPRDLTELLRVREITAALHALVAAHPHLETRALTRPATPPA; via the coding sequence ATGGACGCCGAGAACCTGCGCTACCTGCTCGAAGTCGCCCGAGCCGGCCGGCTGCGCGATGCCGCCGCGCACCTGCAGGTCGACGAGACGACCGTCTCGCGCCGCATCAGCCGGCTCGAGCAGGAGCTGGGCGTGCGGATGTTCGACCGCACGCCGCAGGGCTGGCGCATCACCGAGCCGGGGCGGCTGCTGCTGCCGCACGCGGAGGCCATCGAGTCGAGCGTGTCGCGCGCGCTCGAGGCGGTCGTATCGCGACCGGGCGTGCTGAGCGGCACCGCCCGGATCCTGGCGCCCGACGGGTTCGGCGCGAACGTGCTGATGCCGGGGCTGCGGCCGCTCATCGAGGCGCACCCGGGGCTCGGGCTCGAGCTCATCACCGCCACCAGTCACGACCTCATCACCGCGCGTGACTTCGACGTGGCGGTGACGCTCGAGCGGCCGGCGCCGCGCGCGGCCGCCGTCGCGCACCTGGCCGACTACGAGCTGCGGTTCTACGCCAGCCGCGACTACCTCGAGCGACACGGCGCGCCCGCGTCGCTCGAGGCGCTCCGAGACGACCACGACCTCATCTGGTACGTGGATGCGCTGCTCGACGTGGCGCCGCTGCGGATCCTCGAGGAGCTGCTGCCGCGGGCCCGAGCGCGGCTGCAGACCAACAACATCACCGGACACCACAGCGCCGCGCGGGCGGGCCTCGGCGTCGCGCTGCTGCCGACCTACATCGGCGCGACCGATCCCTCGCTCGTCGGGGTGCTGCCGGAGCAGCTGCGGATCCGCCGCACCTACTGGCTCGTCGTGCCGCGCGACCTCACCGAGCTGCTGCGCGTGCGCGAGATCACCGCGGCGCTGCACGCGCTGGTGGCGGCGCACCCGCACCTGGAGACGCGCGCGCTGACTCGGCCGGCTACCCCTCCGGCGTGA
- a CDS encoding iron-containing alcohol dehydrogenase codes for MSYDIQTPPVLRFGAGSVDGIGELLAAQGASQPLVVTDRFLVSVGVAGRVADALRRAGAHVAVFDGTIPDPTSDSLEAGLAAIRAHDADSIVALGGGSPIDTAKALSALAVRGGGMRELKAPFQFVGPALPVVAVPTTAGTGSEVTQFTIITDSATNEKMLCAGPGYLAKAAVIDYELTVSMPPRLTADTGIDALTHAIEAYVSRKANPVSDTYALAAIERIGRFLRRAYADGTDVEAREQMMLASTLAGLAFSNASVALVHGMSRPLGGHFGIAHGMANAMLFAELTAFSVEAAIERYATCARTLGVADASHSDADAAERLVAELRLLAGELEVPTPAGRGIERAAWDALVPVMAQQALASGSPSNNPRVPTAEQVEQLYQAIYA; via the coding sequence GTGAGCTACGACATCCAGACCCCTCCCGTCCTGCGCTTCGGTGCGGGCTCCGTCGACGGCATCGGCGAGCTGCTCGCCGCGCAGGGCGCCAGCCAGCCGCTGGTCGTCACCGACCGCTTCCTCGTCTCCGTCGGCGTCGCCGGCCGGGTGGCGGATGCGCTCCGCCGCGCAGGCGCGCACGTCGCGGTCTTCGACGGCACCATCCCCGACCCCACGAGCGACTCGCTCGAGGCGGGCCTCGCCGCGATCCGCGCGCACGACGCCGACAGCATCGTCGCGCTCGGCGGCGGCAGCCCCATCGACACCGCGAAGGCGCTCTCGGCGCTGGCGGTGCGGGGCGGCGGCATGCGCGAGCTGAAGGCGCCGTTCCAGTTCGTCGGCCCGGCGCTGCCGGTCGTGGCCGTGCCCACCACTGCCGGCACGGGCTCCGAGGTGACGCAGTTCACGATCATCACCGACAGCGCGACGAACGAGAAGATGCTCTGCGCCGGCCCCGGCTACCTCGCCAAGGCAGCCGTGATCGACTACGAGCTCACCGTCTCGATGCCGCCGCGCCTCACCGCCGACACCGGCATCGACGCGCTCACGCACGCGATCGAGGCCTACGTCAGCCGCAAGGCCAACCCGGTCTCCGACACCTACGCGCTCGCCGCGATCGAGCGCATCGGGCGCTTCCTCCGCCGCGCCTACGCCGACGGCACCGATGTCGAGGCGCGCGAGCAGATGATGCTCGCGTCGACGCTCGCGGGGCTCGCGTTCTCGAACGCATCCGTCGCCCTCGTGCACGGCATGAGCCGCCCGCTCGGCGGCCACTTCGGCATCGCGCACGGCATGGCCAACGCGATGCTGTTCGCCGAGCTCACCGCCTTCTCGGTCGAGGCCGCGATCGAGCGCTACGCGACCTGCGCGCGCACGCTGGGCGTCGCCGACGCCTCGCACAGCGATGCCGACGCGGCCGAGCGGCTCGTGGCCGAGCTGCGGCTGCTGGCGGGGGAGCTCGAGGTGCCGACGCCCGCCGGGCGCGGCATCGAGCGCGCCGCCTGGGATGCGCTCGTGCCCGTCATGGCGCAGCAGGCGCTCGCCTCGGGCTCGCCGAGCAATAACCCCCGCGTGCCGACCGCCGAGCAGGTCGAGCAGCTCTACCAGGCGATCTACGCCTGA
- a CDS encoding alpha/beta fold hydrolase, with amino-acid sequence MPASLPPRDLPGLDPAWSRIVAVPGRGRDAGSTRHWHCIDTADALGRLGVHPGSERLAGTILAVHGNPTWSYLWRSIAAESLRRAEAGQPAWRVVAVDQLEMGFSERSAEGVPLDRPLAQRVADLTAFTDALGADGAALEGPVVTLGHDWGGVISLGWAVDHPSQLAGVALLNTAVHHPEGVPIPAPLRLAGARGVLSASTVATTGFLDTTLALASPALPPAVRDAYRAPYRSAERRRGIGAFVADIPVDARHESFAELTRISDGVAALAVPALMLWGPNDPVFGDRYLDDLVDRLPHADVHRFEGASHLVAEDRPYAEAMLDWLDDRAVARRERGPRASVERAAPDALAPDAIALEALAPEAIALEAVALEAIAPEATSAPAAADASAPFVPLWRGLDERAADDAVAVIDMAARGRSGHRRVSWRQLDTRVRELAAGLHAMGVRKGDRVSLLVKPGPTLTAVLYACLRIGAVVVVADAGLGLRGLTRAVRGTWPDVVIGERLGLTAARALGWPGLRISAERLPGIAAAALGVACSLADVAALGRGAPLPAEPGADDEAAILFTSGSTGPAKGVAYRHGQLSALRDVLASHLEIEPDSGLVTGFAPFALLGPALGTRSATPDMDVSAPRTLTATAVAAAVRESHAGIVFLSPAAILNVVETADALTADDRAALAGVRTFLSTGAPISEAMLTAVAELMPSAIPHTPYGMTECLLVADITLDGVRAAAAAPDAGVCVGTPIGANRVLVSALDGDGRATGQPSAEPGVLGEIVISAPHLKQRYDRLWLTDRAAARETPADGARWHRTGDIGHLDTEGRLWIEGRIQHVIVTAEGPIAPVGAEQDLERVDGVRRAALVGIGPHGLRQAVAVIEPATGDAGRARRPGLADPQLTAAARRRSRVPLAAVLVVPQLPTDIRHNSKIDRSRLSTWAERVLDGQRPGAP; translated from the coding sequence ATCCCCGCCTCGCTGCCGCCGCGCGATCTGCCGGGGCTCGATCCGGCGTGGAGCCGCATCGTCGCTGTGCCCGGCCGCGGCCGCGACGCGGGCAGCACGCGCCACTGGCACTGCATCGACACGGCGGATGCCCTGGGTCGCCTGGGCGTGCACCCCGGGTCGGAGAGGCTGGCCGGCACGATCCTCGCGGTGCACGGCAATCCCACCTGGTCGTACCTCTGGCGCAGCATCGCCGCCGAGTCGCTGCGGCGCGCGGAAGCCGGGCAGCCGGCGTGGCGGGTCGTCGCCGTCGACCAGCTCGAGATGGGCTTCTCGGAGCGGAGCGCCGAGGGAGTGCCGCTCGACCGCCCGCTGGCGCAGCGGGTCGCCGACCTGACGGCGTTCACGGATGCGCTCGGTGCTGATGGCGCCGCGCTCGAAGGCCCCGTCGTCACCCTCGGGCACGACTGGGGCGGCGTCATCTCGCTCGGCTGGGCCGTCGATCACCCGTCGCAGCTGGCGGGCGTCGCGCTGCTGAACACCGCCGTGCACCACCCGGAGGGCGTGCCGATCCCCGCGCCGCTGCGGCTCGCGGGCGCTCGCGGCGTGCTGAGCGCCTCGACGGTCGCGACGACCGGCTTCCTCGACACGACGCTCGCGCTCGCCTCGCCGGCCCTGCCGCCGGCCGTGCGGGATGCGTATCGCGCGCCGTACCGCTCGGCCGAGCGGCGCCGCGGCATCGGCGCGTTCGTCGCCGACATCCCCGTCGACGCGCGGCACGAGAGCTTCGCCGAGCTGACGCGCATCAGCGACGGCGTCGCCGCGCTCGCGGTGCCGGCGCTCATGCTGTGGGGGCCGAACGACCCGGTCTTCGGCGACCGCTACCTCGACGACCTCGTCGACCGCCTGCCGCACGCCGACGTGCACCGCTTCGAGGGCGCCAGCCATCTGGTCGCCGAGGATCGCCCCTATGCCGAGGCAATGCTCGACTGGCTCGACGACCGGGCGGTCGCGCGCCGCGAGCGCGGACCGCGCGCGAGCGTCGAGCGGGCGGCGCCCGATGCCCTCGCGCCCGATGCCATCGCGCTCGAGGCCCTCGCGCCCGAGGCCATCGCGCTCGAGGCCGTCGCGCTCGAGGCCATCGCACCCGAGGCGACGAGCGCGCCTGCCGCAGCCGACGCATCCGCCCCCTTCGTGCCTCTCTGGCGCGGCCTCGACGAGCGCGCCGCCGACGACGCGGTCGCCGTCATCGACATGGCCGCGCGCGGCAGGAGCGGTCACCGCCGCGTGAGCTGGCGGCAGCTCGACACGCGCGTGCGCGAGCTCGCCGCCGGCCTGCACGCGATGGGGGTGCGCAAGGGCGACCGCGTCTCGCTGCTCGTGAAGCCCGGCCCCACGCTCACCGCCGTGCTCTACGCCTGCCTGCGCATCGGCGCGGTCGTCGTGGTGGCCGATGCGGGCCTCGGCCTGCGCGGCCTCACCCGCGCGGTGCGCGGCACCTGGCCCGACGTCGTCATCGGCGAGCGGCTCGGCCTCACCGCCGCGCGGGCGCTCGGGTGGCCGGGCTTGCGCATCTCGGCGGAGCGGCTGCCGGGCATCGCGGCGGCGGCGCTCGGGGTCGCCTGCAGCCTCGCCGACGTGGCCGCGCTCGGCCGCGGCGCCCCGCTGCCCGCCGAGCCCGGCGCCGACGACGAGGCGGCGATCCTGTTCACCTCCGGCTCCACCGGCCCCGCGAAGGGCGTCGCCTACCGGCACGGCCAGCTGAGCGCCCTGCGCGACGTGCTCGCCAGCCACCTCGAGATCGAGCCCGACAGTGGGCTCGTGACCGGCTTCGCCCCCTTCGCGCTGCTCGGCCCGGCGCTCGGCACCCGCTCGGCGACGCCCGACATGGATGTCTCGGCGCCGCGCACGCTCACCGCGACCGCGGTCGCCGCGGCGGTGCGCGAGTCGCATGCCGGCATCGTCTTCCTGTCGCCCGCGGCGATCCTCAACGTGGTCGAGACGGCGGATGCGCTCACCGCCGACGATCGCGCGGCACTCGCGGGCGTGCGCACCTTCCTCTCCACCGGCGCGCCGATCAGCGAGGCGATGCTCACCGCGGTCGCCGAGCTGATGCCGAGCGCCATCCCGCACACCCCCTACGGGATGACCGAGTGCCTGCTCGTCGCCGACATCACGCTCGACGGGGTGCGGGCGGCTGCCGCAGCGCCCGACGCGGGGGTCTGCGTCGGCACGCCCATCGGCGCCAACCGCGTGCTCGTCAGCGCCCTCGACGGCGATGGGCGCGCGACCGGCCAGCCGAGCGCCGAGCCTGGCGTGCTGGGCGAGATCGTCATCTCGGCGCCGCACCTCAAGCAGCGCTACGACCGGCTGTGGCTCACCGATCGCGCGGCGGCGCGCGAGACGCCCGCCGACGGCGCGCGCTGGCACCGCACCGGCGACATCGGCCACCTCGACACCGAGGGTCGCCTCTGGATCGAGGGACGCATCCAGCACGTCATCGTGACCGCCGAAGGGCCCATCGCCCCGGTCGGCGCCGAGCAGGATCTCGAGCGGGTCGACGGTGTGCGCCGCGCTGCCCTCGTCGGCATCGGACCGCACGGGCTGCGGCAGGCGGTCGCCGTGATCGAGCCGGCGACCGGCGACGCGGGGCGCGCTCGCAGGCCCGGGCTCGCCGACCCGCAGCTCACCGCGGCGGCCAGGCGGCGCTCGCGGGTGCCGCTGGCGGCCGTGCTCGTCGTGCCCCAGCTGCCCACAGACATCCGCCACAACTCCAAGATCGACCGCTCGCGGCTGTCGACCTGGGCCGAGCGCGTGCTCGACGGCCAGCGGCCGGGCGCGCCGTGA
- a CDS encoding DUF3375 domain-containing protein, with amino-acid sequence MTAVSAALRLQRLVASDAALALLRAEHAPIIVALLARHLGGEVRRRPAEEFIDLVDADLDALRPHFALPQTGKAYAAAWRAAGWLVRRPAPEARAETVELSPEALRAIRIFEQIEQPRATATESRLMTIRDQVQRLAVETDPDGTRRREALERERAVIDAQIQAIGEGRFEPLDPGRAKERVSEILRLAEDVPYDFQRVRFRFDQLNHELMASLLDSDESQRSVLEDIFRGVDLIEQTDEGLTFAAFSALVLDAERSEAFEADIESLLDRDLGDAMTTAERRFLRTFLRTLKLGSHEIHGVLAEFARGLRRYVQSQDFQRDRALQRAIRSTLATALQAAAHLKPFHASGLDLPLTSVELSSVGALSFHDPSEFAIDQQVVSHEAGLADLEQLRALARDTEIDFEELTGVVNERVRGDAPLTVAELLADWPATQGVASVVGLMTLAMRHGTVAVDETETVVWPGIDGATRSAVVRSHRFVERIPT; translated from the coding sequence GTGACCGCCGTCAGCGCAGCGCTGCGCCTGCAGCGCCTCGTCGCCAGCGACGCGGCGCTCGCGCTGCTGCGCGCCGAGCACGCGCCGATCATCGTCGCGCTCCTTGCCCGGCACCTCGGCGGCGAGGTGCGGCGCAGACCGGCCGAGGAGTTCATCGATCTCGTCGACGCCGACCTCGACGCCCTCCGCCCGCACTTCGCGCTGCCGCAGACCGGCAAGGCCTACGCCGCCGCGTGGCGGGCCGCCGGGTGGCTGGTGCGCCGCCCCGCGCCCGAGGCCCGCGCCGAGACCGTCGAGCTGTCACCCGAGGCGCTCCGGGCCATCCGCATCTTCGAGCAGATCGAGCAGCCGCGCGCGACCGCGACCGAGTCGCGGCTCATGACCATCCGCGACCAGGTGCAGCGGCTCGCGGTCGAGACCGATCCCGACGGCACCCGCCGGCGCGAGGCGCTCGAGCGCGAGCGCGCGGTGATCGACGCGCAGATCCAGGCGATCGGCGAGGGCCGCTTCGAGCCGCTCGACCCCGGCCGCGCCAAGGAGCGCGTCAGCGAGATCCTGCGTCTCGCCGAAGACGTGCCCTACGACTTCCAGCGCGTGCGGTTCCGCTTCGACCAGCTCAACCACGAGCTGATGGCCAGCCTGCTCGACTCCGACGAGTCGCAGCGCAGCGTGCTCGAAGACATCTTCCGCGGCGTCGACCTGATCGAGCAGACCGACGAGGGACTCACCTTCGCGGCGTTCTCGGCGCTCGTGCTCGACGCCGAGCGCAGCGAGGCGTTCGAGGCCGACATCGAGAGCCTGCTCGACCGCGACCTCGGCGACGCGATGACGACGGCAGAGCGCCGCTTCCTCCGCACGTTCCTCCGCACCCTGAAGCTCGGCAGCCACGAGATCCACGGCGTGCTCGCCGAGTTCGCGCGCGGCCTCCGCCGCTACGTGCAGTCGCAGGACTTCCAGCGCGACCGGGCTCTCCAGCGCGCCATCCGCTCCACCCTCGCCACCGCGCTGCAGGCGGCCGCGCACCTGAAGCCCTTCCACGCGAGCGGACTCGACCTGCCGCTCACCTCGGTCGAGCTCTCGAGCGTCGGCGCGCTCAGCTTCCACGACCCATCCGAGTTCGCCATCGACCAGCAGGTCGTCTCCCACGAGGCCGGCCTCGCCGACCTCGAGCAGCTGCGGGCGCTCGCGCGCGACACCGAGATCGACTTCGAGGAGCTGACGGGCGTCGTCAACGAGCGCGTGCGCGGCGACGCTCCGCTCACCGTCGCCGAGCTGCTCGCCGACTGGCCGGCGACCCAGGGCGTCGCGAGCGTCGTGGGCCTGATGACCCTGGCGATGCGGCACGGCACGGTCGCGGTCGACGAGACCGAGACCGTCGTCTGGCCCGGCATCGACGGCGCCACCCGCAGCGCCGTCGTGCGCAGCCACCGCTTCGTCGAGAGGATCCCGACATGA
- a CDS encoding cytochrome P450, producing MTASRFLDLADPAFDVTSEVVHAARDESWFAETPYGWAILRYEEGTAILKDRRFRQGNDKWPDQNGIHDGPWREWWQETLLSIDGDDHLRLRRLLGPAFRSKTIEAMRPQFQALANDLIDQFAARGTVEFVSEFAEPYSSRILCLLLGLPDEEWPQVAHLADDLGKSFGINVKHDLPRIEAALEQLTEYIERVIVDRQSHPRDDLVSTLIAAHEAGDALSRRELSVALVFLAFAGMETTRNQLGLALQTFLKHPDQWALLAERPELGSRAVEEVMRVNPTVTWVTREAIDDVDLNGLLIPKGGIVQVLSHAIGTDPLAMAEHVPFDIRYDDRPLHAGFGGGVHHCLGHFVARTDMSVALPLLAQRMPDVAADGPGEWLPVSGNTGPVRFPLRFTPEG from the coding sequence ATGACCGCCTCGCGCTTCCTCGACCTCGCCGACCCGGCCTTCGACGTCACCTCCGAGGTCGTGCATGCGGCGCGCGACGAGAGCTGGTTCGCCGAGACGCCGTACGGCTGGGCGATCCTGCGCTACGAGGAGGGCACGGCGATCCTGAAGGACCGCCGCTTCCGCCAGGGCAACGACAAGTGGCCCGACCAGAACGGCATCCACGACGGGCCGTGGCGCGAGTGGTGGCAGGAGACGCTGCTGAGCATCGACGGCGACGACCACCTGCGGCTGCGGCGGCTGCTCGGCCCGGCCTTCCGCAGCAAGACCATCGAGGCGATGCGGCCGCAGTTCCAGGCGCTGGCGAACGACCTGATCGATCAGTTCGCGGCGCGCGGCACGGTCGAGTTCGTGAGCGAGTTCGCCGAGCCCTACTCGAGCCGGATCCTCTGCCTGCTGCTCGGCCTGCCCGACGAGGAGTGGCCGCAGGTCGCCCACCTGGCCGACGACCTCGGCAAGTCGTTCGGCATCAACGTGAAGCACGACCTGCCGCGCATCGAGGCGGCGCTCGAGCAGCTCACCGAGTACATCGAGCGGGTCATCGTCGACCGCCAGTCGCATCCGCGCGACGACCTCGTGAGCACCCTCATCGCCGCGCACGAGGCGGGGGATGCGTTGAGTCGCCGAGAGCTGTCGGTCGCGCTGGTCTTCCTCGCGTTCGCGGGCATGGAGACGACCCGCAACCAGCTGGGCCTCGCCCTGCAGACGTTCCTCAAGCACCCGGATCAGTGGGCACTGCTCGCCGAGCGACCGGAGCTCGGCTCCCGCGCGGTCGAAGAGGTGATGCGCGTGAACCCGACCGTCACCTGGGTCACCCGCGAGGCGATCGACGACGTCGACCTGAACGGCCTGCTGATCCCCAAGGGCGGCATCGTGCAGGTGCTGTCGCACGCGATCGGCACCGACCCGCTCGCCATGGCCGAGCACGTGCCGTTCGACATCCGCTACGACGACCGGCCCCTGCACGCGGGGTTCGGCGGCGGCGTGCACCACTGCCTCGGCCACTTCGTCGCCCGCACCGACATGAGCGTCGCACTCCCCCTGCTCGCGCAGCGGATGCCAGATGTCGCTGCCGACGGGCCGGGCGAGTGGCTGCCGGTCTCGGGGAACACGGGCCCTGTGCGGTTCCCGCTGCGGTTCACGCCGGAGGGGTAG